CAAGTTTGAACTGCTCTATGTGCATGCAACTGCCTGAGAGACCTGTTACGGTATATCTTGATATCTGtttctattttgttttaagttttaTCCCCCTTTACTTTTGTATGTTTTATGGTCACATTTGTTAATTGAAACATAAAGTTTATGCTTAAGCTACCCTTAATTTCAAATGCTGAATGCCTCATTGATATCTCAATATGTTATTTGTTCTGCAATAATCGTTGTTTTAAATGGTGTCTGTGGTGTCTTATGCTTTTATTTTgctttgatttttaattttttgttgttgttgtttgagcACTAAAGTATTGATTGTGTACATGACTTTGAACAGCTCAAGCCCAACAGTTTGGGCATTAGGATTATTTTACTTACTTGGTTGATCACTTGCTTACAAGTTATCTCAAACCTTTGTTTGAATAAAtgctcttcttcttttcaagGAGTAGTAATTTAACTTGCAAGCTTTATACAGCTCCATCTTAAAACTGTTATCTTTTTCATGTCAGACACCTTGTGGTCATAATTTTTGCCTGAAGTGCTTCCAAAAGTGGGTTGGGCAGCGGAAGAGTACCTGTGCTAATTGTCGCACTCCTATTCCAGCTAAAATGGCAAGCCAGCCTCGAATTAACTCTGCTCTGGTCATTGCCATTAGAATGGCAAGAGTGATGCGCTCTGGTGCCTCCAGCGGGTCATCAAAAGTTTCACATTTCGTTCACAACCAAAATAGACCTGACAAAGCTTTCACCACTGAGCGTGCAAAAAAGACTGGAAAGGCTAATGCTTGCAGTGGGAAGATTTTTGTTACAATCCCTGGTGACCATTTTGGACCAATTTCAGCAGACAATGATCCAGAGCGCAATGTGGGTGTTATGGTTGGTGAGACTTGGGAGGATCGTTTTGAGTGTCGGCAATGGGGGGCTCATTTCCCTCATGTGGCTGGTATTGCAGGACAGTCAGATTATGGGGCCCAGTCTGTTGCACTTTCTGGTGGGTACGAAGATGATGAAGATCACGGTGAATGGTTTCTCTATACTGGAAGGTAAAGGGCCTGGCTTTTTTTTACTGGATGCATGTGCATTCTGGCTTCTTTTTAAACTCACCTTGCGTACAACTTGTTCACTCAATTTATTAAAGTATGAATCCCACTTGTGATGcatatttctatgttgaatTTCTGTTCTTCATTTCTTTTGTGTTTGTGAACCACACTTTTACTTGTAAGATATCCACACATTGTAATATCATGTCACTTACTAATTGAGTAATTAGTCATGTGACCTGACACTGAATTTGGTCCATGAATGATCTTCTTCATTAAGCtgttttttccttttagttttttCACAACTTTGCGTGATTATTTTTAGTGTCTTTTGTTTGCTTAAATGTGAGTTCAGATTAATGCTTGGTTTTGCATTTCTTTACTTATTTACACTGATAATTTTTTGGAAATAGCCTTTCTACCTTAAgaaggtaggggtaaggctgCGTACATGCCACCCTCtcaaaccccacttgtgggactacATTTGGTTATGTTGTTTTAATATCTGCTGCTGGTTTCTGCCGTGAGGTACTCTTCTAACTATTTTTATGTTGATTTGTGTTGGATAGTGGTGGAAGAGACTTGAGTGGTAACAAGAGAACAAACAAGCTACAATCGTTTGACCAGAAATTTGAAAAGCTTAATGAAGCTTTACGTGTCAGCTGTCTCAAGGGTTATCCTGTCCGAGTTGTGAGGTCAGTTGCTGCCTTAAACTCTCTGAATAATTAGGTATAGAGCTAAAACAAGTTCTTGCTATTCCTTCTTTGGATTGGAAGTTGGCTGACATATTGTTGTCTTATGCTCTCATGGGCTGGTCCACAAAGTATATGTAGTTTGCTTAGTGAAGTTTGCATGATTAGCTGTTGTACATGTTATCAGTCTTGCCATTCCTTCCACAGTGGTTGTTTGTTCCAATTTTTTGGTAGTGGAAAGTAGTGTGATAAGTGTTATATATTGCaatccacttttttttttttggctttggGATGATACTTTCTGCTATTGAGCATATCTTGTCCTGTGACAGCAAACTAATTCTATCAGCATCCACTAATTGGTTTAATACAAGTCGTTTTGTATTTCAATATCCACATCAAGTATCTTTTTCATTTCCATTGAGAGTTTATTTCTTATTCACTAGTTTTATCTTTGTCCATTCCAATATGTATAGGTCCCACAAGGAGAAACGCTCTTCGTATGCACCAGACAAAGGAGTACGATATGACGGGGTCTACAGGATTGAAAAGTGTTGGCGGAAACCTGGGAAACAAGTTGAACTCTTGCTCAAAAGCTTCATGCATCTGCATCTTTAACTTGTTTTGTCACTTATTTACATTACGTTGACTTTTGTGTAGGGATTCAAAGTTTGTCGATACCTTTTCGTGCGCTGTGATAATGATCCTGCACCATGGACCAGGTCTCTTATTGTGTCATTTTACTTTGTTATAATGTCATCCCCTTCTATTTGGGCTTTAATCATGTTCTTGTTCACCTTGTTGTATATATCGGCAGTGATGAACATGGGGACCGTCCTAGGGCCTTGCCTGCCATCAAAGAACTAAAAGGTGCCACAGATATGACTGAGAGAAAAGGAGCTCCAGCCTGGGATTATGATGTGAGAAGCTTGATATTTGTCTGATGATATTTAGAATCTCCAGTTGATTCTTTCGTTTTTGTAATGTAGCACATTAAAAGGATGCTGACTATCTGATTATTAATAACTTTTTACCAATCTAATTGGTGACTTAACCTTTTTTCTGAAAATGCagtgaaatgtttttttttattaacttattCATATGCAAATCATACAGTTACACGAATGCTGGTATTGTTTGTAATAGTTGTTTCTGTTTTACAGGAGGAAAAGAGTTGCTGGATGTGGAAAAAGGCTCCTCCTCCTAGTAGGAAACCAGTTCAATGTGAAAATGAAGATGGAACAAAAGTGAGACAAGTTAGACCAAAGAGACCTACAATGTCTGTAAAGCAGAGGCTCTTGAAAGGTATACCTATCATTCAACATTTTCCTTTAGATATTTTCCTTTCTAATCTGATTTGACTATGTATTTTGTGTGATTGTTAGTGATTGCATATTCTTCTATTTATGTTTCTTAATATAATGAGATGAGGTCTTGATGGTGCAGAGTTTACTTGTCATCTTTGTCGGGAAGTGATGAATCACCCGCTTACCACTCCCTGTGCTCATAACTTCTGCAAGGCATGTTTGGATGGTGCCTTTGCAGGTCAATCCTTTACAAGACAGAGGACATGTGAAGGCAGACGTACATTACGAGCCcagaaaaatataatgaaatgcCCATCATGCCCAACTGATATATCTGATTTCCTCCAGAATCCCCAGGTACCTAATTCACAGTACACCTGATGACTTCATGGGACTCCAAAATCTGATCATTACAATCTCAGTTTTATATGTGAATATTTATGAGTAAAACTTAATAAGCACTAGGCTTACTATTCTGACTATAAATTTTGGTCTTACTCAAAAGGGTGTTGTTTTGGCAGATTAATAGAGAGTTGATGAATGTGATTGAATCTCTGAAGCGtcaaattgaggaagaaaatgCAGCATTAAGTGTTGATGTTGATGATGGTAGCTTGGATGGAAACAATGAGATTATAGCTGATGAAGCTGTTGAAACAGATAAAAGTGTGGAGGATGATAAAGAAGGTGCACAGCCTGTCAATGAGACTGAAACCAAGCAGACTCACAAGAGGAAGAGATCCAGTAGCATTGACAATGTATCACCCAAAAAACCCGTTGACAAATCTGATGTTGTGCATAATCTTGAGGAAGTTGATACTGCCCATACCTGAGGTTTCAGTTTGCGAGTAGCCACAAGTGACGGGACGGTTGATGGAGCTACAACCTATCtatgaagaagaagcaaaatgGTGGCAACTAAGGTGGTTCTAGGAATGATGACTCTGAACAAGCTGGCTGACTCATTTATTGTTGGATAGTTTCAGGTTTATTTAGTTTTGGACCTATATGAACTTGGTACATTAGTCAAATTCCAATTGCATAGCAACCAATTGGTGTTCTATTGTAATCTTTTTGGATAGTAGGTTACAATTATGAATTGCAACCATTAATGATggatatttattttctttata
The DNA window shown above is from Solanum stenotomum isolate F172 chromosome 6, ASM1918654v1, whole genome shotgun sequence and carries:
- the LOC125867103 gene encoding E3 ubiquitin-protein ligase ORTHRUS 2-like is translated as MAHDSDLPCDGDGVCMACKVKPSENESLTCKTCATPWHVSCLSAPPDSMGDAVNWECPDCSMPPAADVVPVKQNAAASSSSGGRGDLIAAIRVIESDSTLTEQEKAQKRQDLLSGNSKDEDASVEGVNQDKDVLNILDASLNCSMCMQLPERPVTTPCGHNFCLKCFQKWVGQRKSTCANCRTPIPAKMASQPRINSALVIAIRMARVMRSGASSGSSKVSHFVHNQNRPDKAFTTERAKKTGKANACSGKIFVTIPGDHFGPISADNDPERNVGVMVGETWEDRFECRQWGAHFPHVAGIAGQSDYGAQSVALSGGYEDDEDHGEWFLYTGSGGRDLSGNKRTNKLQSFDQKFEKLNEALRVSCLKGYPVRVVRSHKEKRSSYAPDKGVRYDGVYRIEKCWRKPGKQGFKVCRYLFVRCDNDPAPWTSDEHGDRPRALPAIKELKGATDMTERKGAPAWDYDEEKSCWMWKKAPPPSRKPVQCENEDGTKVRQVRPKRPTMSVKQRLLKEFTCHLCREVMNHPLTTPCAHNFCKACLDGAFAGQSFTRQRTCEGRRTLRAQKNIMKCPSCPTDISDFLQNPQINRELMNVIESLKRQIEEENAALSVDVDDGSLDGNNEIIADEAVETDKSVEDDKEGAQPVNETETKQTHKRKRSSSIDNVSPKKPVDKSDVVHNLEEVDTAHT